The Micropterus dolomieu isolate WLL.071019.BEF.003 ecotype Adirondacks linkage group LG22, ASM2129224v1, whole genome shotgun sequence genome contains a region encoding:
- the ndufa9a gene encoding NADH dehydrogenase [ubiquinone] 1 alpha subcomplex subunit 9, mitochondrial produces the protein MRVFWHTRYAVVGKMATVALVSRPASVLPKISSSCSPAVLSAASISTVQQRKLHHAVVPKGKGGRSSSSGIAATVFGATGFLGRYVVNRLGRIGSQIVVPHRCDQYDIMYFRPMGDLGQIIFMEWDARNKDSIKRALEHSNVVINLVGREWETWNYRFEDVFVSIPQQIAKAAREAGITKFVHMSHLNADIRSPSKYLRNKAVGETAVRDEFPDAIIMKPSEIFGREDRFFNHYANMRWFGNAIPLISMGKKTVKQPVHVVDVAKAIINAVRDPDANGKTFALVGPNRYLLHDLVEYIYAVAHRPFVPYPLPRPLYHLAAQFFAMNPFEPWTTPDKVERFHTTDMKYPGLPGLEDLGITPSAVEQKAIEILRRHRRFRYLEADLDETKPAKTVSY, from the exons ATGCGTGTATTTTGGCACACAAGGTATGCCGTAGTCGGAAAGATGGCGACCGTGGCGCTGGTTAGCCGTCCTGCGAGTGTCCTTCCAAAAATTTCAA gTAGCTGCTCCCCTGCTGTGTTGTCAGCTGCATCCATCTCCACAGTCCAGCAGAGGAAGCTTCACCATGCTGTTGTCCCCAAAGGGAAAGGAGGACGCTCCTCCTCCAGTGGAATAGCGGCAACGGTGTTTGGTGCCACAGGTTTTCTGGGCCGATACGTAGTCAATAGGCTGG GTCGGATTGGCTCTCAGATTGTAGTCCCTCACCGCTGTGATCAGTATGACATCATGTACTTTAGGCCCATGGGTGATCTTGGACAAATAATTTTCATG GAGTGGGATGCCAGGAACAAAGACTCCATCAAACGGGCTTTGGAGCACTCTAATGTTGTCATCAACCTAGTGGGAAGAGAGTGGGAGACATG GAACTATCGCTTTGAGGATGTTTTTGTGAGCATCCCACAGCAGATTGCCAAGGCAGCCAGAGAGGCCGGCATCACAAAATTCGTCCACATGTCTCACCTCAACGCTGACATACGCAGCCCGTCCAAATACCTGAGGAACAAG GCTGTAGGAGAGACGGCAGTGAGAGATGAGTTTCCTGATGCCATCATCATGAAGCCCTCTGAGATCTTTGGGAGGGAGGACAGATTCTTCAACCATTACGCAA ACATGCGCTGGTTTGGCAATGCTATTCCACTCATATCAATGGGGAAGAAGACAGTGAAGCAGCCTGTCCAT GTGGTGGATGTGGCCAAGGCCATCATCAATGCTGTCAGAGACCCTGATGCTAATGGAAAGACGTTTGCTTTAGTTGG TCCGAACCGTTATCTCCTTCATGACCTGGTGGAGTACATCTACGCAGTGGCACACAGACCTTTTGTGCCCTACCCCCTGCCCCGCCCACTCTATCA cctTGCTGCTCAGTTTTTTGCAATGAACCCATTTGAGCCGTGGACAACCCCAGACAAAGTCGAGAGG TTTCACACAACAGACATGAAGTACCCAGGACTTCCAGGTCTGGAGGATCTTGGCATCACTCCATCTGCTGTAGAACAAAAGGCTATTGAGATTCTGCGCCGCCACCGCCGATTCCGTTACCTGGAAGCTGACCTGGATGAGACAAAACCAGCCAAAACTGTCAGCTATTAA
- the dyrk4 gene encoding dual specificity tyrosine-phosphorylation-regulated kinase 4 translates to MRFGAAMDKVSVSRNSKIISNKLDKERSYEGQRLPMSPIEALKNFQERLTEFEQEEIMDYAEIWFLGLGSQKLEGSQGAPQNSGYDDEHGSYIRVLHDHIGYRFEVLEVIGKGSFGQVLKCLDHKTNELVAIKMIRNKKRFHHQALVELKILDVIKRKDKDNLHNVIHMKEYFYFRNHLCISFELLGVNLYELIKKNNFQGFSLALIRRFTHALLRCLQMLHREKIIHCDLKPENILLSQRGPGNIKVVDFGSSCYEQQRVYTYIQSRFYRSPEVILGHPYSMAIDMWSLGCILGELYTGYPLFPGESEVEQIACIMEVLGMPPNDFVQSASRKRLFFDSKGNPRNITNSKGKKRRPNSKELSTALKTNDALFLDFIKRCLTWDPTKRMTPDEGLQHEWILEGNFNKIRPRARPTAKKTSDSLTSTENSSEHSFRKQANGKPVEKAGLQSSTTDKLKRDGSATGTKMAPAERLRPIGASAEEEVYENEGKLSKDTKQQEGGGERPVHIIIKPQEEVGTEKKESQEPSQCLPPII, encoded by the exons ATGCGGTTTGGTGCAGCAATGGATAAAGTGTCAGTCTCCCGCAACAGCAAGATTATCAGCAACAAGCTGGACAAAGAGAGGTCATATGAGGGACAAAGGTTACCCATGTCCCCCATAG AGGCACTGAAGAACTTCCAGGAGCGGCTGACGGAGTTTGAGCAGGAAGAAATCATGGACTACGCAGAGATCTGGTTCTTGGGTCTGGGCTCTCAGAAGCTAGAGGGCTCCCAAGGTGCACCGCAGAACTCTGGATATGATGACGAGCATGGAAGCTACATCAGG GTGCTGCACGACCACATTGGCTACAGGTTTGAAGTGCTTGAAGTGATTGGGAAAGGCTCCTTTGGGCAGGTCCTGAAATGTCTGGACCACAAGACCAATGAACTCGTAGCCATTAAGATGATTCGCAATAAGAAAAG GTTTCATCACCAAGCTCTGGTTGAGTTGAAGATCCTGGATGTAAtaaagaggaaagacaaagacaacCTCCACAACGTTATCCACATgaaggagtacttttacttccgAAATCACCTGTGCATCTCCTTTGAGCTACTCGG ggTGAACTTGTACGAGCtcatcaaaaaaaacaacttccagGGCTTCAGTCTCGCTCTCATCCGTCGGTTTACCCATGCTCTCCTCAGGTGCCTGCAGATGCTGCACAGGGAGAAGATTATCCACTGTGACCTCAAACCG GAGAACATCCTTCTGTCTCAGCGAGGTCCAGGGAACATCAAGGTGGTTGACTTTGGATCAAGCTGTTATGAACAACAAAGGG TGTACACCTACATCCAGAGTCGCTTCTACCGCTCTCCAGAGGTCATCCTGGGTCACCCCTACAGCATGGCCATTGACATGTGGAGTCTGGGTTGCATCCTTGGTGAACTCTACACAGGCTATCCTCTCTTCCCTGGAGAGAGCGAAGTGGAGCAGATAGCTTGCATAATGGAG GTTCTTGGAATGCCTCCAAATGATTTTGTTCAGTCAGCATCCAGGAAGAGGTTGTTCTTTG ACTCAAAAGGAAACCCAAGGAACATCACTAACAGCAaggggaagaagaggagaccCAACTCCAAGGAGCTGTCAACTGCGTTGAAAACCAATGATGCTTTGTTCTTAGACTTTATCAAACGCTGCCTCAC ttggGATCCAACCAAGCGTATGACCCCTGATGAGGGGTTACAGCATGAATGGATCCTGGAGGGAAATTTCAACAAAATCCGGCCTAGAGCCAGGCCAACAGCAAAGAAGACCTCCGACAGTTTGACCAGCACAGAGAATAGCAGTGAGCACAGTTTCCGCAAACAAGCTAACGGCAAGCCTG TGGAGAAGGCCGGCTTACAGAGCAGCACTACTGACAAGCTGAAGAGAGACGGTTCAGCAACAGGAACTAAGATGGCCCCTGCCGAGCGTTTGCGGCCCATCGGGGCctcagcagaggaggaggtgtatGAGAATGAGGGCAAGCTCTCCAAGGATACCAAGCAGCAagaaggaggtggagagagGCCTGTTCACATCATCATCAAGCCTCAAGAGGAAGTGGgcacagagaaaaaagaaagccaGGAACCGTCTCAGTGTTTGCCCCCTATCATCTAA